From the Alloalcanivorax dieselolei B5 genome, one window contains:
- a CDS encoding GGDEF domain-containing protein: MNSTNRVSSEQGAIILQYLARALFAVLAVIYFHHTPQFFVTVPESTPWLIAGAYLGLQLLLLVSRADYAVILASTLDMVVLGVVMLLDGGEPPPTMALLFLAVLSNGLLYGLKRFLVMLLAAEVVLAIVLPIRMAYLPEGATQPASASLFLLAALTVCMIYFGLMIWRNQVLGRSALEAAWNDPQTGFISRAALVSTAGWMIPLHDRLSSPLTVVLLQHDDLNGLADVIIQRLRRSDVVARNDEHQLALLLPCTGGAEASQVIEHLRQRVPDLRAAVLTLNSSNLALEQVLHHLQQALPRSRDDDTHWLVYAPPLD; encoded by the coding sequence ATGAACTCGACCAACCGCGTGTCCTCCGAACAGGGCGCCATCATTCTGCAGTATCTGGCCCGGGCCCTGTTCGCCGTGCTGGCGGTGATTTACTTCCATCACACCCCGCAGTTCTTCGTCACGGTGCCGGAAAGCACCCCCTGGCTGATCGCCGGCGCCTATCTGGGGCTGCAGTTGCTGCTGCTGGTCAGCCGTGCCGATTACGCGGTCATTCTCGCCTCGACCCTGGACATGGTGGTGCTCGGCGTGGTGATGCTGCTGGATGGCGGCGAGCCGCCGCCCACCATGGCGCTGTTATTCCTGGCGGTGCTCAGCAACGGCCTGCTGTACGGTCTCAAGCGTTTCCTGGTGATGCTGCTGGCCGCCGAAGTGGTCTTGGCCATCGTGTTGCCGATCCGCATGGCGTATTTGCCGGAAGGCGCCACGCAACCGGCTTCCGCCAGCCTGTTCCTGCTCGCCGCGCTGACCGTGTGCATGATCTATTTCGGGCTGATGATATGGCGCAATCAGGTGCTGGGCCGGTCCGCCCTGGAAGCGGCCTGGAACGATCCACAAACTGGTTTCATCAGCCGCGCCGCGCTGGTCAGCACCGCCGGTTGGATGATTCCCCTGCACGATCGCCTGTCCTCGCCACTGACCGTGGTGTTGCTGCAACACGATGACCTTAATGGTTTGGCGGACGTCATCATCCAAAGGCTGCGTCGCAGCGACGTGGTGGCCCGCAACGATGAACATCAACTGGCTTTGCTGTTGCCCTGTACCGGCGGCGCGGAAGCCAGCCAGGTGATCGAGCACCTGCGCCAGCGGGTGCCGGATCTGCGCGCCGCCGTGCTGACCCTGAACAGTTCCAACCTGGCCCTGGAACAGGTACTGCATCATTTGCAGCAGGCCCTGCCCCGCAGCCGGGATGATGACACCCACTGGCTGGTCTACGCGCCGCCGCTGGATTAA
- a CDS encoding ABC transporter ATP-binding protein, with the protein MQDTPLIELSQVTVRYGDPESGTLALAQTSLRIDRGDFVALVGPSGCGKSTILKLVAGLLTASSGGVLLNGREANYKGIGIGLAFQNPTMMPWLTIRENIMIPLKIVEPYRSQYARKKKGEFAEKADAMLARVGLAGLGDKRPWELSGGMLQRASLCRALIHEPQLLLLDEPFGALDSFTREELWGILQQLWMDTGSTVLLVTHDLREAAYLANRVCVMSSRPGRILEDCPVPFPRPRSEETAYQPECVSLIHSLRKQIANARADEPAQESA; encoded by the coding sequence ATGCAAGATACACCGCTGATCGAACTGTCCCAGGTTACCGTTCGCTACGGCGATCCGGAGAGCGGCACCCTGGCTCTGGCACAGACCAGCCTGCGCATCGACCGCGGCGACTTTGTCGCCCTGGTCGGCCCCAGCGGCTGTGGCAAATCCACCATTCTGAAACTGGTGGCGGGATTGCTCACCGCCAGTTCCGGAGGCGTGCTGCTGAACGGCCGCGAAGCCAACTACAAAGGCATCGGCATCGGTCTGGCGTTTCAGAATCCGACCATGATGCCCTGGCTGACGATCCGCGAAAACATCATGATCCCGTTGAAAATCGTCGAGCCATACCGCAGCCAGTATGCGCGCAAAAAGAAAGGCGAATTCGCGGAAAAAGCCGATGCCATGCTGGCCCGGGTCGGGCTGGCCGGCCTCGGTGACAAACGGCCCTGGGAACTGTCCGGCGGCATGTTACAGCGGGCCTCGCTGTGCCGGGCACTGATCCACGAGCCGCAATTATTATTGCTCGACGAGCCCTTTGGTGCCCTCGATTCATTCACCCGGGAGGAACTCTGGGGCATTCTCCAGCAGTTGTGGATGGACACCGGCTCCACAGTCCTGCTGGTTACCCACGATCTGCGCGAGGCGGCGTATCTGGCCAACCGGGTTTGCGTCATGTCGTCCCGGCCCGGGCGCATCCTGGAAGATTGTCCGGTGCCCTTTCCTCGCCCACGCAGCGAGGAAACGGCTTACCAACCGGAGTGCGTCAGTCTGATTCACAGCCTGCGCAAACAGATTGCCAACGCCCGCGCCGACGAACCCGCCCAGGAGAGCGCATGA
- a CDS encoding dienelactone hydrolase family protein gives MNAEAINLSLPDGHPMRARWIVPDRNNGLGAGIIVIHDIFGFTPDLQRIAERLASAGYPVLAPDLYDQAGGKASCVVRTLRDHERGRGFAFQQLETCRQWLLQQRDAEVTKVGVMGFCMGGRFALLFAARAPIQVVAPFYGGVPKKAESLHGICPVVGGWGRKDLIYGNHGDRLAGHLTRLDVPHDIRTYDHAGHSYMNDHQTFTFKRLGWYSPLRSRHDPDAAEDSWRRVLSFFEKTLRESEPALHG, from the coding sequence ATGAACGCTGAAGCGATAAACCTGTCCTTGCCCGACGGCCATCCGATGCGGGCGCGCTGGATCGTTCCGGACCGGAACAACGGCCTCGGCGCTGGCATCATCGTCATTCACGACATCTTCGGCTTCACGCCGGATCTGCAACGGATCGCCGAGAGGCTGGCCAGCGCCGGCTACCCGGTGCTGGCGCCGGACCTCTACGACCAGGCCGGCGGCAAAGCCTCCTGCGTGGTGAGAACACTGCGTGATCATGAACGGGGACGCGGGTTCGCCTTCCAACAACTGGAAACCTGCCGTCAATGGTTGTTGCAACAACGCGACGCCGAGGTCACCAAGGTGGGGGTCATGGGCTTCTGCATGGGCGGCCGTTTTGCCCTGCTGTTCGCGGCGCGGGCGCCGATACAGGTGGTGGCGCCGTTCTATGGCGGTGTGCCGAAAAAGGCGGAATCACTCCACGGCATCTGCCCGGTGGTGGGCGGTTGGGGACGCAAGGATCTGATTTATGGAAATCACGGTGACCGGCTGGCCGGCCATCTGACCCGGCTCGACGTTCCCCACGACATACGCACCTACGATCACGCCGGCCATTCCTATATGAACGACCACCAGACGTTCACCTTCAAGCGACTGGGCTGGTACTCACCGCTGCGCTCCCGGCACGATCCCGACGCCGCCGAGGACAGTTGGCGCCGGGTGTTGTCGTTTTTCGAGAAAACATTGCGGGAGTCGGAACCTGCTCTTCATGGCTAA
- a CDS encoding SDR family NAD(P)-dependent oxidoreductase: MKLNLQGKNVIITGPAKGMGRTVTLAFAAEGANLALTGRDIAAIEPVAEEARALGVTATVLRCDLSIGAQVNTMVAEAEKTLGPIDALINVAGGSGPIGKTGWETTQEEFDDIVRINMTGCFNTMRAVLPGMIANSGGKIVNVGGTFGMHGRAGRMAYSASKWGLRGITKSFAIEAGPHNINVNCVAPGMVDGPRFRDKVCANMAAAQGISLEQAMQRHAEDYALRRVTTDQDVAHACLFLASEVSRQITGVDLPVDGGWAAL, from the coding sequence ATGAAGCTCAATCTGCAAGGAAAAAACGTCATCATCACCGGCCCGGCCAAGGGCATGGGCCGGACCGTCACCCTCGCGTTCGCCGCCGAAGGGGCCAATCTGGCGCTTACCGGCCGGGACATCGCGGCGATTGAACCGGTCGCCGAGGAAGCCCGTGCTCTGGGCGTGACCGCCACGGTACTGCGCTGTGACCTGAGCATCGGTGCGCAAGTGAACACGATGGTCGCTGAAGCGGAAAAAACACTCGGCCCCATCGACGCCCTGATCAATGTCGCCGGCGGCTCCGGCCCGATCGGCAAGACCGGCTGGGAGACCACCCAGGAAGAATTCGACGACATCGTCCGGATCAATATGACCGGCTGCTTCAACACCATGCGCGCGGTGCTGCCCGGCATGATCGCCAACAGCGGCGGCAAGATCGTCAACGTCGGCGGCACCTTCGGTATGCACGGCCGCGCCGGGCGTATGGCCTATTCCGCCTCGAAATGGGGACTGCGCGGCATCACCAAGAGCTTCGCCATCGAAGCCGGCCCGCACAACATCAACGTCAACTGCGTGGCACCGGGCATGGTCGACGGCCCCCGCTTCCGTGACAAAGTCTGCGCCAACATGGCCGCCGCCCAGGGCATTTCGCTGGAACAGGCGATGCAGCGTCACGCCGAGGACTATGCCCTGCGGCGTGTCACTACCGACCAGGACGTGGCGCACGCCTGCCTGTTCCTGGCCAGCGAGGTGTCACGCCAGATCACCGGAGTGGACCTGCCGGTGGATGGCGGCTGGGCCGCCTTATAA
- a CDS encoding LOG family protein, with protein sequence MNQNTQTLQRIAVFCGSNFGTHDDYREQAAALGTLLAEQGITLVYGGTSKGLMGVAADAALAAGGEVFGVINRRLFERGHLHPRLSGHEVVDNMRQRKARMAELADAFIALPGGLGTLEELLEAATLSQLRDHVNRPSKACGALNIRGFYSPLQALLSHAAAEGFMPAAHLDLIAVADTPAALLAALEQWVPPDVNKWIGQPGS encoded by the coding sequence ATGAACCAGAACACTCAGACATTACAACGCATCGCCGTATTCTGCGGCTCCAATTTTGGCACCCACGATGACTACCGGGAACAGGCGGCGGCCCTCGGCACACTGCTGGCGGAGCAGGGTATTACCCTGGTTTACGGCGGCACCAGCAAAGGGCTGATGGGGGTGGCGGCGGACGCCGCCCTCGCCGCCGGCGGAGAGGTGTTTGGTGTCATCAATCGCCGCTTGTTCGAACGCGGCCATCTCCATCCCCGGCTCTCAGGCCATGAAGTGGTGGACAATATGCGCCAGCGCAAAGCGCGCATGGCGGAACTGGCCGACGCCTTCATCGCTCTGCCCGGCGGCCTGGGAACCCTGGAGGAGTTGCTGGAAGCGGCAACGCTGAGCCAGCTGCGTGATCACGTCAACCGCCCCAGCAAGGCCTGTGGCGCGCTGAATATTCGCGGCTTCTATTCGCCATTGCAGGCGTTACTGAGCCATGCCGCGGCCGAAGGGTTCATGCCGGCCGCCCACCTGGATCTCATCGCCGTGGCGGATACGCCGGCGGCGTTACTGGCCGCGCTGGAGCAGTGGGTTCCGCCGGACGTCAACAAATGGATCGGCCAGCCCGGCTCCTGA
- a CDS encoding ABC transporter permease, giving the protein MMKPLNTQQRQRLLSVMVLIGFFLFWELACLAFQVSDLVLPRPTQIFLVLFEKMPLLWPHTVQTLYTTVLGFALGVISGVLLGVMVGSSRLAYNVAYPLLVGFSSIPKVAVVPIFVVWFGAGTVPAVLTSMIISIFPVVVNVATGLASTEPEFEDVLKVLGASKRDILWNVSLPRALPYLFASLKVAITLAFVGTVLSESVAANKGIGNVMMIASGNFDVALVFAGLIILAVMGVLLYALSAYVEHRVTGWAHRKTENMT; this is encoded by the coding sequence ATGATGAAACCGCTGAATACCCAACAACGCCAGCGGCTGCTGTCGGTCATGGTACTGATCGGTTTTTTTCTGTTCTGGGAACTGGCCTGCCTGGCGTTCCAGGTTTCCGATCTGGTGTTGCCACGGCCGACACAAATCTTCCTGGTCCTGTTTGAAAAAATGCCGCTGCTCTGGCCACACACGGTGCAAACGCTCTACACCACGGTGCTGGGTTTTGCCCTGGGAGTGATCAGCGGCGTACTGCTCGGCGTCATGGTCGGCTCCTCGCGGCTGGCCTACAATGTGGCGTATCCGCTACTGGTGGGATTCTCCAGTATTCCCAAGGTGGCCGTGGTGCCGATTTTCGTGGTCTGGTTCGGTGCCGGCACGGTCCCGGCGGTGCTCACGTCGATGATCATCAGTATCTTCCCGGTGGTGGTCAACGTGGCCACCGGTCTGGCCAGCACCGAGCCGGAATTCGAGGATGTGCTCAAGGTACTCGGCGCCAGCAAAAGAGATATTCTCTGGAATGTCAGTCTGCCGCGGGCACTGCCCTACTTGTTCGCATCCCTGAAAGTCGCCATCACCCTGGCTTTCGTCGGCACCGTTCTGTCCGAGTCGGTGGCCGCCAACAAGGGCATCGGTAACGTCATGATGATCGCCAGCGGCAACTTCGACGTCGCCCTGGTGTTCGCCGGGCTGATCATTCTGGCGGTAATGGGCGTGTTGCTGTACGCGCTTTCCGCTTACGTCGAGCACCGCGTTACCGGCTGGGCCCATCGCAAAACCGAGAACATGACATGA
- the ppc gene encoding phosphoenolpyruvate carboxylase, whose protein sequence is MEQDQHAPLREDVRWLGELLGHTLREQVGENLYETVERIRLAAVETRSNDEMSVARLRALLDPLEDDALLEVARAFSQFLNLANIAEQHHRERLHRQHQRYPGDPDSDQGLRNVLERLSARQVSAQTVRDTLTDLSVELVLTAHPTEVTRRTLIRKYDQMADLLTESDRPDLTGEERQRLEQRLRELIISAWSTDEIRRERPTPVDEAKWGFATIEQSLWRAVPDFMRQLDEELQQAGLPSPPADWVPVRLASWMGGDRDGNPNVTAAVTREVLLLARWMAADLYLRDVENLLADLSMHRASDELLARTGPSHEPYRVVLRDVRDRLKVTRRRMEALVEERPVPDGEGFLNGAQLRDELRLLDRSLRAVGLESIANGQLKDTLRRLSCFGITLLCLDVRQESGRHADTVDAITRYLELGSYLEWDEAERQRFLLTELENRRPLVDDLFYQSELCDPQVREVLDTCKVIAEQGPEGLGAYVISMAHAPSDVLAVMLLQKIAGVTRPMRVVPLFETLDDLDNAGETMSALLSIPFYRERVKGGQEVMIGYSDSAKDAGFLGAAWAQFRAQEKLTALFREHGIPLTLFHGRGGSISRGGSPTRMALLSQPSGSVAGRIRVTEQGEVIRFKYGRPSVAAFNLEQYVAATLEATLLPPREPQPQWREQMEKLTRVSVEGYRQVVRDDPALVRYLRTVTPETELSRLALGSRPARRKSDGGIESLRAIPWVFAWTQIRLMLPAWLGTGAALEAALQDQSDTDQVREMASHWPFFQGVVDMLEMVLAKADSRVAAWYEERLTDDADLMRLGDSLRQRLAGTVEALGRLTGRGDLLDNNPVMRWSIRVRDPYTDPLHLLQAELMARLRDRDSDRVLESALMVTIAGIAAGLRNTG, encoded by the coding sequence ATGGAACAGGATCAGCACGCGCCGTTGCGCGAAGATGTCCGTTGGCTGGGGGAGCTGCTTGGCCACACGTTGCGTGAGCAGGTGGGAGAGAACCTGTATGAAACGGTGGAGAGGATCCGTCTGGCGGCGGTGGAAACCCGCTCCAACGATGAAATGTCGGTGGCGCGTCTGCGGGCCCTGCTCGATCCCCTGGAAGATGATGCCCTGCTGGAAGTGGCACGGGCGTTCAGCCAGTTCCTGAACCTGGCCAACATCGCCGAGCAGCATCATCGCGAACGTCTGCACCGTCAGCATCAGCGCTATCCCGGCGACCCCGACAGCGATCAGGGTTTGCGCAATGTGCTGGAGCGGCTGTCCGCCAGGCAGGTGTCGGCGCAAACCGTGCGCGACACCCTGACGGACCTTTCCGTGGAACTGGTGCTCACCGCTCATCCCACCGAGGTGACCCGGCGCACGTTGATTCGCAAGTACGACCAGATGGCGGACCTGCTCACCGAATCGGATCGCCCGGATCTCACAGGGGAAGAGCGGCAGCGACTCGAACAGCGTTTGCGCGAGCTGATTATCTCCGCCTGGAGTACCGACGAGATTCGTCGCGAGAGACCGACGCCGGTGGACGAAGCCAAATGGGGTTTCGCCACCATCGAACAAAGCCTGTGGCGGGCGGTGCCGGACTTCATGCGGCAGCTCGATGAGGAACTGCAACAGGCCGGTCTGCCATCACCGCCGGCGGACTGGGTGCCGGTCCGCCTGGCCTCCTGGATGGGCGGCGATCGTGATGGCAATCCCAACGTCACTGCCGCGGTCACCCGCGAGGTGCTGTTGCTGGCGCGCTGGATGGCGGCGGACCTGTATTTGCGTGATGTGGAGAATTTGCTGGCGGACTTGTCCATGCATCGGGCCAGCGACGAACTGCTGGCTCGCACCGGGCCCAGCCACGAACCCTACCGCGTGGTACTGCGTGATGTGCGTGACCGCCTCAAGGTGACCCGGCGGCGTATGGAAGCGCTGGTGGAAGAACGGCCGGTGCCGGATGGCGAAGGCTTTCTCAACGGTGCCCAGTTGCGTGACGAATTACGCTTGCTGGACCGTTCCCTGCGCGCCGTCGGTCTTGAGTCCATCGCCAACGGCCAGCTCAAGGACACCCTGCGCCGCCTGAGTTGCTTTGGCATCACGTTATTGTGTCTGGATGTGCGCCAGGAGTCCGGCCGGCACGCCGACACTGTCGATGCCATCACCCGCTACCTGGAACTGGGCTCCTATCTGGAATGGGATGAAGCCGAGCGGCAACGTTTTCTGCTGACCGAGCTGGAGAATCGCCGCCCATTGGTGGATGACCTCTTCTACCAGAGCGAGCTGTGCGACCCGCAGGTGCGTGAGGTGCTGGATACCTGCAAGGTGATCGCCGAACAGGGACCGGAAGGGTTGGGTGCCTATGTCATCTCCATGGCGCACGCCCCCTCGGATGTGCTGGCGGTGATGCTGCTGCAGAAGATCGCCGGGGTGACCCGGCCGATGCGTGTGGTGCCGCTGTTCGAGACCCTGGACGATCTGGACAACGCCGGGGAGACCATGTCCGCGCTGTTGTCGATTCCGTTTTATCGGGAGCGGGTCAAGGGCGGCCAGGAAGTGATGATCGGCTATTCCGATTCCGCCAAGGACGCCGGTTTTCTCGGTGCCGCCTGGGCCCAGTTTCGCGCCCAGGAAAAACTCACCGCGCTGTTTCGTGAGCACGGCATACCGCTGACCCTGTTTCATGGCCGTGGCGGTTCCATTTCCCGTGGCGGCTCGCCCACGCGCATGGCGCTGCTGTCCCAGCCGTCCGGTTCGGTGGCCGGGCGCATCCGTGTCACCGAGCAGGGCGAAGTGATTCGCTTCAAATATGGCCGCCCGTCGGTGGCCGCCTTCAATCTGGAGCAGTACGTCGCCGCCACCCTGGAAGCGACGCTGCTGCCGCCCCGTGAACCGCAGCCGCAATGGCGCGAGCAAATGGAAAAGCTCACCCGGGTATCGGTGGAAGGTTACCGTCAGGTGGTGCGCGATGATCCGGCGCTGGTGCGTTATCTGCGCACGGTGACGCCGGAGACCGAGCTCAGTCGTCTGGCTCTGGGCAGCCGCCCGGCGCGGCGTAAAAGCGACGGCGGTATTGAATCCCTGCGCGCTATTCCCTGGGTGTTCGCCTGGACACAGATCCGTCTGATGCTGCCGGCCTGGCTGGGCACTGGTGCCGCCCTGGAAGCCGCCTTGCAAGATCAGTCCGACACCGACCAGGTACGGGAAATGGCCAGCCATTGGCCGTTTTTCCAGGGCGTGGTGGACATGCTGGAAATGGTGCTGGCGAAAGCGGATTCTCGGGTGGCCGCCTGGTACGAAGAGCGGCTCACCGATGACGCCGACCTGATGCGGCTGGGCGATTCCCTGCGCCAGCGTCTGGCCGGCACCGTGGAGGCGTTGGGCCGGCTCACCGGCCGTGGCGATCTGCTCGACAACAATCCGGTGATGCGCTGGTCGATCCGCGTGCGCGATCCCTACACCGATCCGCTGCACCTGTTGCAGGCGGAACTGATGGCCCGTCTGCGTGACCGCGATTCCGACAGAGTGCTGGAAAGCGCCTTGATGGTCACCATCGCCGGCATCGCCGCCGGCCTGCGCAACACCGGCTGA
- a CDS encoding DUF3830 family protein yields the protein MSLIRITAGGFTFIAETQADAPNTVAAFEALLPYRQRLIHVRWSGEGCWIPLGDWQLGVAFENHTSHPSVGDILFYPGGYSETEIIMAYGSCCFSSQMGQLAGNHFLSIVQGKENLRALGQKVLWEGAQDIVFEKA from the coding sequence ATGTCTTTGATTCGTATCACCGCCGGCGGCTTTACGTTTATCGCTGAAACCCAGGCCGATGCGCCGAACACGGTGGCGGCGTTCGAGGCGCTGCTGCCTTACCGTCAGCGCCTGATTCATGTGCGTTGGAGCGGTGAGGGCTGTTGGATTCCGCTCGGTGACTGGCAGTTGGGCGTGGCATTCGAGAACCACACCAGCCATCCCTCGGTGGGTGACATCCTGTTCTACCCCGGCGGCTACAGCGAAACCGAGATCATTATGGCCTATGGCAGTTGCTGCTTCTCCAGCCAAATGGGCCAATTGGCCGGAAATCATTTTCTCAGCATTGTCCAGGGCAAGGAGAATTTGCGCGCGCTGGGGCAGAAAGTGCTGTGGGAAGGAGCGCAGGATATCGTTTTCGAGAAAGCGTGA
- a CDS encoding dihydroorotase, which yields MKTVDTVIRGGTVVSSQRIVKASVAIDNGLIVAVGDDAVMPDARETVSAEGLYVLPGAIDSHVHFRDPGYPHKETWKTGSAAAACGGVTTVFDMPNTNPPTGTLEALAMKLKAAESSYVDFGIHALFDDSTVATLIDLLDGGATSFKAFVGNTFGNLPAPSDGALLEGFETLAPLGIRTTVHAENSSIMARRQKHLRDAGRTDPLAHLAARPAVAEIEAIGRIITLAEWTGARVHIAHHSAADSLYLLREAKRRGVDVTAETCPQYLLLNTVNMLDLGGLLRVNPPVREPRHNEPLWRALLDGVIDMIATDHAPHAPEEKTRDDIWECDCGFPGVETQMPLMLTEINGGRAAITDYVRWSAEAPARAWGLQGIKGVIAPGAHADIVLVDMGRSENLSQYRLQSIGKISPWHDRQVKGCPLHTMVRGRFVVRDGELLEHTAGWGQSIKPVQRMPPARVAHPDTTTRAITEPGAAEREARATAGGASCKIHR from the coding sequence ATGAAAACGGTAGATACGGTTATTCGCGGCGGCACCGTGGTGTCGTCCCAGCGGATAGTGAAAGCCTCCGTAGCCATCGATAATGGTCTGATCGTCGCCGTCGGCGATGATGCGGTTATGCCCGACGCACGGGAAACGGTGTCCGCCGAAGGGCTCTATGTGTTGCCCGGCGCCATCGACAGCCATGTCCACTTCCGCGATCCAGGGTATCCGCACAAGGAAACCTGGAAAACCGGCTCGGCGGCGGCCGCTTGCGGCGGCGTCACCACGGTGTTCGACATGCCCAACACCAACCCGCCCACCGGCACGTTGGAAGCCCTGGCGATGAAACTGAAGGCGGCGGAAAGTTCCTATGTGGACTTCGGCATCCACGCGCTGTTCGACGACAGCACAGTGGCAACCCTCATCGACCTGCTCGACGGCGGCGCCACCAGTTTCAAGGCGTTCGTCGGCAACACCTTCGGCAATCTGCCCGCCCCCAGTGACGGCGCTCTGCTGGAAGGCTTTGAAACACTGGCGCCGCTGGGTATTCGTACCACCGTGCACGCGGAAAATTCCTCAATCATGGCACGGCGCCAGAAACATCTGCGTGACGCCGGCCGTACCGATCCCCTGGCGCATCTGGCGGCGCGGCCGGCGGTTGCTGAAATCGAGGCCATCGGCCGCATCATCACTCTGGCGGAGTGGACTGGCGCACGGGTCCACATCGCCCACCACAGTGCCGCGGATTCCCTTTATCTGTTGCGTGAAGCGAAACGGCGCGGCGTCGATGTTACCGCCGAAACCTGTCCCCAGTATCTGTTGCTCAATACCGTCAATATGCTCGATCTGGGCGGTCTGTTAAGGGTCAATCCACCGGTACGCGAACCACGCCACAACGAGCCGTTATGGCGGGCCCTGCTCGACGGCGTGATCGACATGATCGCCACCGACCACGCTCCCCATGCGCCGGAGGAGAAAACCCGCGACGATATCTGGGAATGCGACTGCGGCTTTCCCGGCGTGGAAACGCAGATGCCGCTGATGCTCACCGAAATCAATGGCGGCCGCGCGGCGATCACCGACTATGTGCGCTGGAGTGCCGAAGCCCCGGCCCGGGCCTGGGGTTTGCAGGGCATCAAAGGGGTGATCGCCCCCGGCGCCCATGCCGATATCGTCCTGGTGGACATGGGCCGCAGCGAAAATCTCTCCCAGTACCGCCTGCAGTCAATCGGCAAGATTTCCCCCTGGCACGACCGGCAAGTCAAAGGCTGCCCACTGCACACCATGGTGCGCGGTCGTTTCGTGGTGCGTGACGGTGAGCTGCTGGAACACACCGCGGGTTGGGGCCAATCGATAAAACCGGTGCAACGAATGCCGCCCGCGCGGGTCGCTCACCCGGACACCACCACCCGTGCCATCACCGAGCCGGGCGCGGCGGAGCGGGAAGCCAGAGCCACTGCCGGGGGAGCATCATGCAAGATACACCGCTGA